A single Carassius carassius chromosome 3, fCarCar2.1, whole genome shotgun sequence DNA region contains:
- the LOC132115281 gene encoding glycine cleavage system H protein, mitochondrial-like, protein MKMAMCAGLRCVSANFSAALPLLTRPARIWTCQNSLRPNVLRTLSTSSRLSGALKFTDKHEWVRVEGSVGTVGISNFAQEALGDVVYCGLPEVGTKLEQMEEFGALESVKAASELYSPLTGEVTEINTNLTDNPGLVNKACYEDGWLIKMTIEKPAELDQLMDEAAYEKFIKSLDS, encoded by the exons ATGAAGATGGCGATGTGTGCGGGGCTCCGATGCGTTTCGGCAAACTTCTCGGCAGCATTGCCCCTGCTCACGAGACCTGCACGTATCTGGACGTGCCAAAATTCGCTACGGCCAAACGTTTTAAGGACGCTTTCCACGAGCTCGCGGCTCTCGGGAG CTCTGAAGTTTACAGACAAACACGAATGGGTGAGAGTGGAGGGGAGTGTGGGCACGGTTGGCATCAGCAACTTTGCTCAG GAAGCGTTAGGTGATGTGGTTTACTGTGGGCTTCCAGAAGTGGGAACGAAGCTTGAACAAATGG AGGAGTTCGGTGCTTTAGAAAGTGTCAAAGCTGCTAGTGAGTTGTATTCTCCACTGACTGGAGAAGTGACCGAAATCAACACAAATCTGACAGATAACCCGGGACTAGTAAATAAAGCCTGCTATGAAGATG GATGGTTAATTAAGATGACCATAGAGAAACCTGCAGAACTTGACCAACTCATGGATGAAGCTGCTTATGAAAAATTCATCAAATCCCTCGATTCATAA